The proteins below are encoded in one region of Mangifera indica cultivar Alphonso chromosome 7, CATAS_Mindica_2.1, whole genome shotgun sequence:
- the LOC123221255 gene encoding FRIGIDA-like protein 4a: MGSIPDPGELTELTQPNFDEFQRQTSLMTSCTLLWKELSDHFTSLEQNILKKSAALKHKIQTLDSETKASLDVLKKREVTIDGSVEIALEKLEERTEAALSNLNSLLQQKEFDNPDGEVDDGDALLMILKNYCLKMEAREFWKFVTTKKKEIEEMRNVLPVALTECVDPAKFVMEAISEVFPVDKRKDKSSNDLGWACVLVLESLIPVMVDPVIGKSRLLVTPSVKAKAKEIAETWKVSLEERGGIENVKTPDVHTFLQHLVTFGIVKKEDVNLYRKLVVGSAWRKQMPKLAISLGLGDKMPEMIEELISRGQQLDAVHFSYEVGLVDKFPPVPLLKAFLKDAKKAAASILEHPNNAGRTGHLAARKEQSALRAVIKCIEEYKLEAEFPPENLKKRLEQLEKAKIEKKKPAAVPATKRTRASNGGPMPPAKAGRLTNAYVSSFPTPPTFVRSPSHTQYPAGVPPYASPPAVYGTRSPPTNPYAYSPEAAPPLAGSYPGAPMNYPAYGGYGAGLAPAYQQAYYR, encoded by the exons ATGGGGTCGATCCCCGATCCGGGCGAGTTAACTGAGTTGACTCAGCCGAATTTTGACGAGTTCCAGCGTCAAACCTCGTTAATGACCAGTTGTACACTCCTTTGGAAGGAGCTTTCTGATCACTTCACTTCTCTTGAACAGAACATCCTGAAGAAATCTGCTGCACTTAAGCACAAGATACAAACCCTAGACTCTGAAACGAAAGCTTCCTTGGATGTTCTGAAGAAGCGGGAGGTCACCATCGACGGCAGCGTCGAGATCGCTTTAGAAAAGCTGGAAGAACGCACTGAGGCTGCTTTGAGTAACTTGAATTCTCTCTTGCAACAGAAGGAATTCGACAACCCCGACGGTGAAGTCGACGACGGCGACGCATTGTTGATGATATTGAAGAATTACTGTCTTAAAATGGAGGCAAGAGAATTCTGGAAGTTTGTGACtactaaaaagaaagaaatagaggAGATGAGAAATGTATTGCCGGTGGCGCTAACTGAATGTGTTGATCCCGCCAAATTTGTTATGGAAGCTATATCAGAGGTCTTTCCCGTGGACAAACGGAAAGATAAGAGTAGCAATGATCTGGGATGGGCTTGCGTGTTGGTGTTGGAGAGTTTGATACCGGTGATGGTCGACCCGGTGATAGGTAAGTCGAGGTTGTTGGTGACGCCTAGTGTGAAGGCGAAGGCCAAGGAGATCGCTGAGACTTGGAAGGTGAGCCTGGAGGAGAGAGGTGGGATTGAGAACGTAAAGACGCCTGACGTGCATACCTTTTTGCAGCATCTCGTTACGTTTGGGATTGTTAAGAAGGAGGATGTCAACTTGTATCGGAAGCTTGTGGTTGGCTCCGCCTGGCGGAAGCAGATGCCGAAACTTGCCATTTCGCTTGGTTTGGGTGATAAAATGCCCG AGATGATTGAAGAATTAATCAGTAGGGGACAGCAGCTTGATGCAGTACATTTCTCATATGAGGTTGGCCTCGTGGACAAGTTCCCCCCCGTTCCTCTACTTAAAGCATTTCTGAAGGATGCAAAGAAGGCTGCTGCATCTATTTTGGAGCATCCAAATAATGCTGGCCGAACTGGG CACCTTGCTGCACGCAAAGAACAGTCAGCTCTCCGGGCAGTCATTAAGTGCATTGAAGAGTACAAACTTGAAGCTGAGTTTCCTCCAGAAAATCTCAAGAAGCGTCTTGAGCAGCTGGAGAAGGCCAAGATCGAGAAGAAAAAGCCAGCTGCTGTACCTGCTACTAAGCGTACACGGGCTAGCAATGGTGGCCCAATGCCTCCTGCCAAGGCTGGTCGTTTGACAAATGCATATGTATCATCTTTCCCTACACCACCCACCTTTGTTAGGTCTCCTTCACATACTCAATACCCTGCCGGGGTCCCACCATATGCATCCCCACCTGCCGTGTATGGCACCAGGAGCCCACCAACCAATCCATATGCATACTCACCTGAAGCAGCCCCTCCTCTTGCTGGATCCTATCCAGGAGCTCCCATGAACTATCCTGCTTACGGGGGATATGGTGCCGGTTTGGCGCCAGCTTATCAGCAGGCTTACTACCGATAG
- the LOC123221256 gene encoding uncharacterized protein LOC123221256: MTIFFFRRSFAIKSLVTSSHFLTRVTSFCTKAPRNLQKENGSKTTSTHYSSGIQLSPLFSDRTSHFGGYDIELVDDDTWKVSAGLAHAWRGLDDDMKARSSVNAINDDSTSVEDDNDFDEIDNLRIRGDLFYKLDRDSKEFEEYSFDFHRRKSSKTRDNKKESEKKETSKGKSDLKERKTKEASKRENDVGAKESKKKMNQHQDYASSDKELLKGFVIKSNMESCYGEKKKVRTPTFNQLTAPYHEPFCLDIYISKASVRACIIHRVTSKVVAVAHSISKDMKFDLGSTRNAAACAAVGGILAQRALADDIHDVVYTPRKGERLEGKLQIVLQSIIDNGVNVKVKLKQKKARKVAYPSAF; encoded by the coding sequence atgacaatatttttcttccGAAGAAGCTTTGCTATCAAGTCACTTGTAACCAGTTCTCATTTCCTCACGAGGGTAACTAGTTTTTGCACAAAGGCTCCAAGAAATCTTCAGAAAGAAAATGGAAGCAAGACTACATCGACGCACTACTCTTCTGGGATTCAACTTTCACCGTTGTTCAGTGACAGGACATCCCATTTTGGTGGCTATGATATAGAGCTTGTGGACGATGATACTTGGAAGGTTTCAGCAGGTTTGGCACACGCGTGGCGTGGATTGGATGATGATATGAAAGCAAGATCTTCTGTGAACGCAATTAACGATGATTCAACATCTGTTGAGGATGACAATGATTTTGATGAGATTGATAATTTGAGAATTCGGGGTGATCTTTTTTACAAACTTGATAGGGATTCCAAAGAATTTGAAGAATATAGTTTTGATTTCCACAGAAGGAAATCTTCCAAGACAAGggataataaaaaagaaagcgAAAAGAAGGAAACTTCAAAAGGAAAGAGTGatcttaaagaaagaaaaacaaaggaaGCTTCAAAAAGAGAGAATGATGTTGGTGCTAAGGAAAGCAAAAAGAAGATGAACCAACATCAAGATTATGCCTCCAGTGATAAAGAATTACTCAAGGGTTTtgtgattaaaagtaatatggAGAGTTGTTATGGGGAGAAAAAGAAGGTTAGGACTCCGACTTTTAATCAGCTTACAGCTCCTTACCATGAGCCGTTCTGTCTGGATATTTACATATCAAAAGCCTCTGTTCGAGCTTGCATTATACATCGGGTTACTAGTAAAGTGGTTGCTGTGGCACATTCTATATCGAAGGATATGAAATTTGACCTGGGTTCAACTAGGAATGCAGCTGCTTGTGCTGCAGTGGGAGGTATTTTAGCTCAAAGGGCATTGGCAGATGACATTCATGACGTGGTTTACACGCCAAGAAAAGGGGAGAGGTTGGAAGGAAAGCTTCAGATTGTACTTCAGTCAATCATTGATAATGGTGTTAATGTGAAGGTGAAGCTCAAGCAGAAAAAGGCCAGGAAGGTTGCTTATCCGTCTGCTTTCTAG
- the LOC123221260 gene encoding ferredoxin C 1, chloroplastic, giving the protein MATLHLSPSPSFILPKQKHPRKSTNLLSSHFSPRKGLGFHTYRLKSTIVRSYKVVIEHEGESTELEVDPDETILSKALDSGLNVPHDCKLGVCMTCPAKLVSGSVDQSDGMLSDDVVERGYALLCAAYPRSDCTIKTIPEDELLSLQLATAND; this is encoded by the coding sequence ATGGCAACACTTCATTTATCTCCCTCTCCTTCCTTCATTCTCCCAAAACAAAAGCACCCCAGAAAAAGCACCAACCTTCTTTCCTCTCACTTTAGCCCCAGAAAAGGCTTAGGCTTTCACACATATAGATTAAAATCGACCATTGTGAGGTCTTACAAAGTGGTGATTGAGCACGAGGGTGAGTCCACAGAGCTAGAGGTGGATCCTGATGAGACCATTCTATCCAAGGCGTTGGACTCTGGTTTGAATGTGCCTCATGACTGCAAGCTTGGAGTGTGCATGACTTGCCCTGCTAAACTTGTCAGTGGCTCCGTTGATCAAAGTGATGGTATGCTTAGTGACGATGTGGTGGAGCGGGGCTATGCACTGTTATGTGCCGCTTATCCCCGATCAGATTGTACTATTAAAACCATTCCTGAAGATGAGCTGCTGTCTCTGCAACTTGCTACTGCTAATGATTGA
- the LOC123221259 gene encoding preprotein translocase subunit SECE1 — MAVSLQFPVAYIPSKTSVRPQRPHFTHPISFLPKATNIRAFRKKGSVVVKAIEESQESTKKSEASSDAETETVKSAGESSVELSELGSEIKKVLQERKEEKEGDLLNGVAEEIREIEWPAFGKVLGTTGVVLGVIAGSSVVLLTVNFVLAELSDRVFAGRGVQDFLG, encoded by the coding sequence ATGGCAGTTTCCCTGCAATTCCCGGTGGCATATATCCCCTCAAAAACCTCCGTCAGACCGCAACGGCCACATTTCACTCACCCAATATCTTTCCTCCCTAAAGCCACAAACATCAGAGCATTCAGAAAGAAAGGGTCCGTCGTTGTTAAAGCCATCGAAGAAAGCCAAGAAAGCACTAAGAAATCAGAGGCATCCAGTGACGCGGAAACTGAAACGGTTAAGAGTGCTGGTGAGTCGAGTGTGGAGTTGAGCGAGTTGGGATCGGAGATAAAGAAAGTTTTGCAGGAGAGGAAGGAGGAGAAGGAGGGAGATTTGTTGAATGGAGTTGCTGAGGAGATTAGGGAGATAGAGTGGCCGGCGTTTGGTAAAGTATTGGGGACGACAGGTGTGGTGCTGGGAGTAATTGCAGGGTCAAGTGTCGTTTTACTCACTGTGAACTTCGTTTTGGCTGAATTGTCTGACCGGGTTTTCGCTGGTAGAGGCGTTCAGGATTTCCTTGGATAA
- the LOC123221257 gene encoding transcription repressor OFP12-like, with protein MSNMFWKNFNLCFAGLKCLPTVDPSPPAASKQDQNHSSSTTSPTATSLLFKNFNSLYDLSSSELSTSKSLGPSTDDYFSCSSSSDSDSEETSAPDFATIFASQRLFVSSPGRSNSIFESPDSSRPECQEAPLKGGGVAVKKYSPDPYRDFRSSMQEMIEARNLKDVRSNWDYLHELLLCYLTLNPKHTHKFIISAFADILISLLSSSDSKLGCQHVEDERKHIHEPS; from the exons ATGTCTAACATGTTTTGGAAGAACTTCAACCTTTGTTTCGCAGGACTCAAATGCCTGCCTACCGTTGACCCATCTCCTCCAGCGGCTTcaaaacaagatcaaaatcattCATCATCCACTACTAGTCCCACTGCAACTTCTCTTCTTTTCAAAAACTTTAACTCTCTCTATGATTTGTCTTCATCGGAgctttcaacttcaaaatctctCGGCCCTTCAACAGATGACTACTTCTCTTGCTCCAGTTCCTCGGATTCTGATTCTGAAGAAACCTCAGCGCCGGATTTCGCCACCATTTTCGCCTCTCAACGCTTGTTTGTCTCGTCTCCAGGGCGATCCAACTCTATTTTCGAGTCACCAGACAGCAGCAGACCTGAGTGTCAAGAAGCGCCACTCAAAGGAGGCGGGGTTGCTGTGAAGAAATACTCCCCGGATCCTTACAGAGATTTTCGGTCTTCAATGCAAGAAATGATTGAAGCCAGAAACCTAAAAGACGTCAGAAGTAACTGGGATTACTTGCACGAGTTGCTCCTTTGTTATCTTACATTAAATCCAAAGCACACCCACAAGTTCATCATCAGCGCTTTCGCTGACATTCTCATTTCCCTTTTGTCATCCTCAGATTCG AAACTTGGGTGCCAACATGTCGAGGATGAAAGGAAACATATTCACGAGCCTAGTTAG
- the LOC123220458 gene encoding late embryogenesis abundant protein D-34-like translates to MSHGQPRRPQNPVKYGDIFSVFGDLARRPVAKEDAAMMQTAETTVFGQTQKGGPAAVMQSAADHNKKAGLVGHRDVTDIAGDEGVTVIETAVPGARVVTESVGGQIVGQYTQARPLAQTVAASVVQKGAITIGEALEATAQTDGEKPVDQSDAAAIQAAEVRATGTNFITPGGLAASAQSAAARKEAANREEEKIKLKEVISSATAKLPADKAVTRLDAEGVMSAELRNNPNVATHPGGVADSIAAAARLNENVNA, encoded by the exons ATGAGTCATGGGCAGCCACGGAGGCCTCAAAATCCTGTCAAATATGGCGACATATTCAGCGTCTTTGGGGATCTTGCTAGGAGACCTGTTGCAAAAGAAGATGCTGCCATGATGCAGACGGCTGAGACCACGGTGTTCGGGCAGACCCAGAAGGGAGGACCCGCTGCTGTCATGCAGTCTGCTGCCGACCACAATAAGAAAGCAGGTCTCGTCGGTCACCGCGATGTCACTGATATCGCTGGAGACGAAGGTGTCACTGTTATTGAAACTGCGGTGCCTGGTGCTCGCGTAGTCACTGAATCAGTTGGTGGACAG ATTGTTGGGCAATATACGCAGGCTAGGCCACTGGCACAGACAGTTGCGGCTTCGGTTGTCCAGAAAGGCGCAATTACTATTGGAGAGGCACTTGAAGCTACTGCACAAACAGATGGTGAAAAGCCAGTAGATCAAAGCGATGCGGCTGCTATACAAGCAGCTGAAGTGCGAGCCACAGGGACCAATTTTATAACCCCAGGTGGTCTCGCAGCTTCAGCTCAATCTGCTGCAGCTCGTAAGGAAGCAGCCAACcgtgaagaagaaaaaatcaagCTCAAAGAAGTTATCTCG AGTGCAACTGCAAAATTGCCAGCAGACAAAGCAGTGACTCGACTGGATGCTGAAGGAGTGATGAGCGCAGAGCTGAGAAATAACCCGAATGTGGCTACACATCCTGGCGGAGTTGCAGATTCTATAGCTGCAGCTGCCAGGCTTAATGAGAATGTTAATGCATGA
- the LOC123221965 gene encoding LOW QUALITY PROTEIN: late embryogenesis abundant protein D-34-like (The sequence of the model RefSeq protein was modified relative to this genomic sequence to represent the inferred CDS: inserted 2 bases in 2 codons), protein MSQEQAQRPKAGDPIKYGDVFNVSGELASKPVAPQDAALMQSAETAAXGQPLAGGPAEIMRSAARINERAGLVGLDDVNHIARDKGVTITGTEVPGGRLITETVAGQVVGQYVQAAPGLTAPAGVGNQGKITMGQALEAAIQTAGXKRVDQSDAAAVREAEVRATGSSVVLPGGFAASAQSAAAYNAGKIRDEDKIKLKDILAGASRGLPAKEVTQEDAEGVQNVEKLHNLGFTTHPGGVAESVTRAARVNQRGVNM, encoded by the exons ATGAGCCAGGAACAAGCACAAAGGCCTAAAGCGGGTGATCCGATCAAATACGGCGACGTATTCAACGTCTCTGGTGAACTCGCCTCCAAGCCTGTCGCACCACAAGATGCTGCGTTGATGCAGAGCGCTGAGACCGCGG TTGGACAGCCCCTGGCGGGAGGACCAGCTGAAATCATGCGGTCTGCTGCAAGAATAAACGAACGAGCAGGTCTCGTCGGTCTTGATGACGTAAATCATATTGCGAGAGACAAAGGCGTGACCATTACAGGAACTGAAGTTCCTGGTGGCCGCCTAATCACTGAAACAGTTGCTGGACAG GTTGTTGGACAATATGTTCAAGCGGCGCCGGGGCTAACAGCCCCAGCAGGAGTAGGCAACCAAGGTAAAATTACAATGGGACAAGCACTTGAAGCCGCGATACAAACAGCCG GCAAGCGAGTGGATCAAAGCGATGCTGCAGCGGTTAGAGAAGCAGAAGTGAGAGCAACTGGTAGCAGCGTCGTGCTTCCGGGTGGATTCGCAGCTTCAGCTCAGTCAGCTGCAGCTTATAATGCGGGAAAGATCCGCGACGAGGACAAGATAAAGCTCAAAGATATTTTGGCG GGAGCAAGCAGAGGTCTGCCGGCTAAGGAGGTGACCCAAGAAGATGCTGAAGGAGTACAGAACGTGGAAAAGTTGCATAACCTTGGCTTCACTACACATCCTGGTGGAGTGGCGGAATCGGTGACTAGGGCGGCTAGGGTCAATCAGCGAGGTGTCAACATGTAG
- the LOC123221964 gene encoding pentatricopeptide repeat-containing protein At4g14850 produces MPFHAPNTLAALFETAVSTHSSSLGRTIHAYIIKTLIAPIPSFLSNHLINMYSKLDLPNSAQLVLQFTPVSSRSVVTWTALISGNVQNGLFVSAVHHFTNMRRECVQPNDFTFPCVFKAVASLHMPIAGKQVHGLALKAGLIYDVFVGCSAFDMYSKTGLKEEAMKVFNEIPEKNLATWNAYISNAVLDGRPRNAIDAFIEFRRAGGEPNSITFCAFLNACSDSFRLELGRQLHGFVVKWGFDGNVSVCNGLVDFYGKCREIGSAEMLFDGMKEKNGVSWCSMVAVFVQNDEDEKACELFLRARKEGVEPKDFMVSSVLSACAGMAGLELGRSVHALAVKACVEGNIFVSSALVDMYGKCGSIEDSERVFNEMPERNLVCWNAMIGGYAHQGLADMALALFEEIASERFDVRPNYVTLVCVLAACSRAGAVKMGMQIFQSMRGKYGIEPGPEHYACMVDLLGRAGLVERAYEFIKEMPMHPTISIWGALLNACRVYGKPELGKIAALNLFELDPKDSGNHVLLSNVFAAAGRWEEADLVRKEMKFVGIKKGAGCSWITVKNRVHSFQAKDTSHERNSEIQAMLAKLQEDMKAAGHVPDSNFALYDLEEEEKITEVGYHSEKIALAFGLIVIPPGVPIRITKNLRICGDCHSAFKFISAIVGREIIVRDNNRFHRFRDGHCSCKDYW; encoded by the exons ATGCCCTTTCACGCTCCCAACACGCTCGCCGCCCTATTCGAAACCGCCGTGTCAACTCACTCATCATCGCTCGGCCGAACCATCCATGCTTACATTATCAAAACCCTCATCGCTCCCATCCCATCTTTCCTGTCCAACCACCTCATCAACATGTACTCCAAACTCGACCTTCCCAACTCAGCCCAACTCGTCCTCCAATTCACTCCCGTTAGTTCGCGCTCCGTTGTCACTTGGACAGCCTTAATCTCTGGTAATGTCCAGAATGGTCTTTTTGTCTCCGCTGTCCACCACTTCACTAACATGCGACGCGAGTGCGTTCAACCTAATGACTTTACTTTTCCTTGTGTATTCAAAGCCGTGGCTTCACTTCACATGCCCATTGCTGGAAAACAAGTTCATGGACTTGCTTTGAAAGCTGGCTTGATATATGATGTCTTTGTTGGGTGCAGTGCTTTTGATATGTACTCAAAAACGGGGCTCAAAGAGGAAGCGATGAAAGTGTTCAATGAAATTCCTGAGAAAAATCTCGCCACCTGGAATGCATATATTTCTAATGCAGTGCTTGACGGGCGCCCAAGAAATGCGATTGATGCATTTATAGAGTTTCGCCGGGCGGGTGGGGAGCCGAATTCGATCACTTTTTGTGCATTTCTGAACGCCTGCTCGGATAGTTTTCGCTTGGAGTTAGGGAGGCAATTACATGGGTTTGTGGTTAAATGGGGATTTGATGGCAACGTGTCGGTATGTAATGGACTAGTTGATTTTTATGGTAAGTGCAGAGAGATTGGTTCTGCTGAGATGCTATTTGATGGgatgaaggaaaaaaatggtGTTTCTTGGTGTTCAATGGTGGCTGTTTTTGTGCAAAATGACGAGGATGAGAAGGCATGTGAGTTGTTTCTACGTGCAAGAAAAGAAGGGGTTGAGccaaaagattttatggtttCAAGTGTGCTAAGTGCTTGTGCAGGAATGGCAGGGCTTGAATTGGGTAGGTCAGTTCATGCACTGGCTGTGAAGGCCTGTGTTGAGGGAAATATATTTGTCAGCAGTGCACTTGTTGATATGTATGGAAAATGTGGTAGTATTGAGGATTCGGAAAGAGTATTCAATGAGATGCCTGAGCGGAACTTGGTTTGTTGGAATGCAATGATAGGTGGATATGCACACCAAGGGCTTGCTGACATGGCTTTGGCACTGTTTGAAGAAATAGCATCAGAAAGGTTTGACGTAAGGCCAAATTATGTGACCCTGGTGTGTGTGTTAGCAGCTTGTAGCAGAGCAGGGGCTGTGAAAATGGGCATGCAAATTTTTCAGTCCATGAGAGGAAAATATGGGATTGAGCCAGGGCCTGAGCATTATGCTTGTATGGTGGACTTGTTAGGAAGAGCTGGATTGGTAGAGCGTGCTTATGAGTTTATTAAGGAAATGCCAATGCATCCAACTATTTCTATTTGGGGAGCCCTTTTAAATGCCTGTAGGGTTTATGGGAAGCCAGAATTGGGAAAAATTGCTGCCCTTAACTTATTTGAACTTGATCCAAAAGACTCGGGCAACCATGTGCTGCTTTCAAATGTGTTTGCAGCAGCTGGCAG GTGGGAAGAAGCTGACCTCgtgagaaaagaaatgaaatttgttGGAATTAAAAAAGGAGCAGGTTGCAGCTGGATAACAGTTAAAAATAGGGTCCACTCCTTCCAAGCAAAAGACACTTCCCATGAAAGGAACTCTGAGATTCAGGCCATGCTAGCTAAGCTCCAAGAGGACATGAAGGCTGCCGGCCATGTACCAGATAGCAATTTTGCTCTCTATGATTtagaagaagaggagaaaataACAGAAGTTGGATACCACAGTGAGAAGATTGCTCTTGCTTTTGGCCTTATAGTAATTCCTCCTGGAGTACCTATACGAATCACAAAGAATCTTAGAATCTGTGGAGATTGCCACAGTGCCTTTAAGTTTATATCAGCCATTGTTGGCAGAGAAATCATTGTAAGAGACAATAATCGGTTTCATCGCTTCAGAGATGGACATTGTTCTTGCAAAGATTACTGGTGA
- the LOC123221885 gene encoding uncharacterized protein LOC123221885 produces the protein MADPSGSTLQTDKTLEFSSGVQENNFLEPVPPFQSGEGLPYAPINWPNPGDTWGWKVGRRFNSSGYYTDRSLSLPRNLHKPNVPKQFPSKLAVERYIQSEFPDADTDAFWASFSWKVPALKNSTGVEAKPPSAVQATPASAEKVEEGKEENPVATNRKRKYTAAKTVANQRTRRSLRQAVPATKDTSGSNGNEEVTSNATRKDVNSTAEFQDDQPDNGSFEQSDSDCMPEDFNNYLDSLVGNLAYPATGNSLAQEHELGQNQVLNDKEKEKVIQQLQVEIDSNLSIVQEIDNQITQLHCRRGELIRKNENKKRLIAKIAIDDQKVR, from the exons ATGGCAGACCCTTCTGGCTCTACCCTGCAAACCGATAAAACCCTAGAGTTCAGTAGTGG GGTACAGGAGAATAATTTTCTGGAGCCAGTTCCACCATTTCAAAGTGGTGAAGGTTTGCCTTATGCTCCAATAAATTGGCCAAATCCCGGTGATACTTGGGGTTGGAAGGTTGGAAGGAGGTTCAACTCTTCGGGGTACTATACAGATAGATCTTTGTCCCTTCCAAGAAACCTTCACAAGCCCAATGTTCCAAAACAGTTCCCAAGTAAGCTAGCAGTTGAACGATATATACAGTCTGAATTCCCGGATGCAGACACTGATGCATTTTGGGCCTCTTTCAGTTGGAAGGTCCCTGCACTGAAGAATTCAACGGGAG TGGAAGCTAAACCACCGAGTGCAGTGCAAGCTACCCCGGCAAGTGCAGAGAAGGTTGAAGAAGGCAAAGAAGAAAATCCTGTTGCTACaaatagaaaaaggaaatataCAGCTGCTAAAACAGTAGCCAATCAGCGAACTCGGCGATCTCTTCGACAGGCAGTCCCAGCTACTAAAGATACAAGCGGATCAAATGGAAATGAAGAGGTAACATCAAATGCAACAAGGAAAGATGTGAACAGTACGGCTGAATTTCAGGATGATCAACCTGACAATGGTTCATTTGAGCAAAGCGATTCTGACTGTATGCCTGAGGACTTCAATAACTATCTTGATTCTTTGGTTGGCAATCTTGCCTATCCTGCAACCGGTAATTCTCTTGCCCAGGAACATGAATTGGGTCAAAATCAAG TCCTCAATgataaagaaaaggaaaaagtcaTCCAGCAGCTTCAGGTAGAAATAGATTCCAACTTATCGATTGTCCAAGAAATTGATAACCAGATTACccagctccattgccgacgaggAGAgcttataagaaaaaatgagaataagaaGCGATTAATAGCTAAGATAGCCATTGATGACCAAAAGGTGCGATGA